In Flavobacterium piscisymbiosum, the sequence TGCGCCAACTCGAAGAGCAGCATTTATTAGCATTTAATCCTGAATTATACGCTTTGACACTTGCCGCAACAAATGAGTGGCGTGCCAAAATGAAGACCAGAAGGTTCATTAATAATTCATTAAATGATCAACTAACCTGGAAAAGGGATATTCCGGAATTGTTTAATTATGAAACGATTCTGCACAACAGTTTCTTTAGGGAAAATGACAAACAAAAACATGATGAATTCCAGACCTGGGCTGTTATTTATAAATCCTTATTAGAGGAGAAAAAGATGGAACGTGCGTTTTTTATCGAAAATGCCATCCAGATTCAAACCAAAGAATGGAACAATAACCTGAAATCGTTCTTTAGAAAAAGAATAGAAGAATTTAATGTTACTGCCGATGAACTTATTCTTTACCAGGAAAACATATTCTCTTTTCTACACAATCCGTATCCGCCTATAACGAGTTACGGAATTGAACTGATTAAGAAAATTTACGATCATCCAAAATTCAAAACCAAATCATTTCTCGAATGGCTTGAACCGCTTATGATGCGCAGTGATTGCAAAGCAGCTATTAAAAACGTTTTGCCAATTCTCGAGAAAATAAATAAATCAAACCCAAAACTAAGCACCGCTATATCATCCATTATTGCCGATGTTTATGTGATTGCTGATCTGGCTTTGCAGGAACGTGCTACCAAAATTATTACCAAAATTGCGAACGTAAAAGATAAAGTGCTAAAAGAGAAATTATCCTCATACGTAACGCTGATGCAGGGAAATATCAAATCAGGGTTAACCCAGTTTTTAGACGAAGATGCTCTGGTTGTTGATGATGCTGCTCATGAAGAATATACATTCGAACCTCATCGAGAATTATTGCTTACAGAAGAAGTTCAGTTGCCAAAGGATTGGAACGATGTCGTTTTTCAGTTTGGAAATTTCATCAATTCAGAAGAAACGGTTGATTCAGAAATTCTACTGAACATTTATATCTCGCAACGTGATTTGTTTCCGGCAGATTATAGCGCGCAATTGCAGCCTTATGAAAAGCAATTGCAGAAACATTATTTTGAAGCCACTCACAAAAATTTCGTGAAGGCATTTTTACAATCTAAAATCGCCAACATAGATAATAAATTCAATAGCAAAGTCAATCATTATTCAAAGATTATTACCACTTTGTTAATGCAGCCTTTAATGGAAAAAGTACAGCAAAAAATAGATTCAAATTCTACTTTGCCCCTGCTCTCTTTCCCGAGTCATAAACCGTATTGGGTTGCTCCAAAGGTTTTATTAGAAAGGGTTATTGCCTATCAAAATACAAAAGAAGAAATTGATGCTGTCGATCTGGCTATTGCAATTGCCCGTATGCCAAGAGAAAATGTTGCAGAAGCCATTCCGTTATTGGATAAGATCGAAGGTGAACTCAAACCCTTATTATCCTTTTGTCTGGGCGTAAACGAGAAAGTCGAATTAGACGATACTTCTCTGTTCTCGAAACTATTGGCAACAATGGGAAAAACGACCAAAGAAACCGGAAACCTATCGCTTTGGGCCGTTGCAGCACGAACATTTTATCCTAACGATACTTTCCCCGAATTTGAGAATACGTATCTAAAAGAGATTCCGTTTGTGGTATCTCCTTTTAAACCTAAGGTCGAGTTTAAGGAAAAATGGAACGAATGGACGAATTATCAAACCAAAGAAAAAGAACGAACACCATCCTGGTACGAACTAGGATTTGATTTGCCTAATTATTCTAAGATCCCCAATTATTTGCTTTATAGCCAGGATATTTACAAGAGATCAAACACTTGGGATTATAATATCAATTATGCCGGAAACACCTATTTC encodes:
- a CDS encoding DUF6493 family protein; amino-acid sequence: MKKYLKYIDGNSDKFWQIEVTGLEYTVTYGKNGTSGTSQTKSFSTDEECLKSAEKILAEKVKKGYSETGDVALTSKPKTAKSAKSDEVLEEYDAIVKSKNIDLLLPFLKEKSKGNIEALKKLIKKSKRYFMTYTDLTKDPGYVKKDKHDYGWGTRGDKKQSDIITLSAIALFDKADINSWDEALSLLNEIDEKPQVMEVLLWAKPNWLDTFILDKVKRQDWVGFNYHTLRQLEEQHLLAFNPELYALTLAATNEWRAKMKTRRFINNSLNDQLTWKRDIPELFNYETILHNSFFRENDKQKHDEFQTWAVIYKSLLEEKKMERAFFIENAIQIQTKEWNNNLKSFFRKRIEEFNVTADELILYQENIFSFLHNPYPPITSYGIELIKKIYDHPKFKTKSFLEWLEPLMMRSDCKAAIKNVLPILEKINKSNPKLSTAISSIIADVYVIADLALQERATKIITKIANVKDKVLKEKLSSYVTLMQGNIKSGLTQFLDEDALVVDDAAHEEYTFEPHRELLLTEEVQLPKDWNDVVFQFGNFINSEETVDSEILLNIYISQRDLFPADYSAQLQPYEKQLQKHYFEATHKNFVKAFLQSKIANIDNKFNSKVNHYSKIITTLLMQPLMEKVQQKIDSNSTLPLLSFPSHKPYWVAPKVLLERVIAYQNTKEEIDAVDLAIAIARMPRENVAEAIPLLDKIEGELKPLLSFCLGVNEKVELDDTSLFSKLLATMGKTTKETGNLSLWAVAARTFYPNDTFPEFENTYLKEIPFVVSPFKPKVEFKEKWNEWTNYQTKEKERTPSWYELGFDLPNYSKIPNYLLYSQDIYKRSNTWDYNINYAGNTYFWHSITPQNSDALALTLLHNCNIADGAKPELKGFLDVINRPEFRFSDISLLLYACCFFQEKKDLRLMASEVLIHLIEKQTIDIELFAQKIAYLATEKYGVFLRLVDGLIAIKDVSPLHNNALLKLLNSFFANLDLKDKLPTNFKKIIENYLDILTKTNQKPSTEAIVFFEKWKDNASLKSLIKQILK